A genomic window from Streptomyces sp. NBC_00234 includes:
- a CDS encoding DUF3043 domain-containing protein: MFRSRSSKDEKAPTGKVTADLSKQPRDPQSPKGRPTPKRSEAQTQRRRASSTPTDRKEATKRQREARRSDLARQREALATGDERYLPARDKGPVRRFVRDFVDSRFCIAEYFLPLAVIILILSVIQIKNIQNISLLLWLGVIVLIVVDSIGLAFRLKKQLAERFPDTPKRGAVAYGLMRTLQMRRLRLPKPQVKRGERP, from the coding sequence GTGTTCCGTAGCCGTTCCTCCAAGGACGAGAAGGCCCCCACCGGCAAGGTGACGGCGGACCTCTCCAAGCAGCCCCGCGACCCCCAGTCACCCAAGGGTCGCCCCACCCCCAAGCGCAGCGAGGCCCAGACGCAGCGTCGTCGCGCCTCGAGCACGCCGACCGACCGCAAGGAGGCCACGAAGCGCCAGCGCGAAGCCAGGCGCTCCGACCTGGCCAGGCAGCGCGAGGCGCTCGCGACGGGCGACGAGCGTTATCTGCCGGCGCGCGACAAGGGGCCGGTCCGGCGCTTTGTCCGTGACTTCGTGGACTCGCGCTTCTGCATCGCGGAGTACTTCCTGCCGCTCGCAGTGATCATCCTGATTCTCAGCGTGATCCAGATCAAGAACATCCAGAACATCTCCCTGCTGCTCTGGCTCGGCGTGATCGTGCTGATCGTCGTCGACTCGATCGGTCTCGCGTTCCGGCTCAAGAAGCAGCTGGCGGAGCGCTTCCCCGACACCCCGAAGCGCGGCGCCGTCGCGTACGGCCTGATGCGTACGCTCCAGATGCGCCGGCTGCGGCTTCCCAAGCCGC
- a CDS encoding PspA/IM30 family protein codes for MKRMGMIFRAKANKALDRAEDPRETLDYSYQKQLELLQKVRRGVADVATSRKRLELQLNQLQGQSSKLEDQGRKALALGREDLAREALSRRAALQQQVTDLETQHQTLQGEEEKLTLAAQRLQAKVDAFRTKKETIKATYTAAQAQTRIGEAFSGISEEMGDVGLAIQRAEDKTQQLQARAGAIDELLASGALDDPSGTAKDDIAAELDRISGGTDVELELQRMKAELAGGSSAQQQAIEGGTQDAAPQSQQSPHKFDKQ; via the coding sequence ATGAAGCGTATGGGAATGATCTTCCGCGCGAAGGCAAACAAGGCCCTTGACCGGGCCGAGGATCCGCGCGAGACCCTCGATTACTCGTACCAGAAGCAGCTGGAGCTGCTTCAGAAGGTGCGCCGCGGTGTCGCCGATGTGGCGACCTCGCGCAAGCGGCTGGAATTGCAGCTGAACCAGCTGCAGGGCCAGTCGTCCAAGCTGGAGGACCAGGGCCGCAAGGCGCTCGCGCTCGGTCGCGAGGACCTGGCCCGCGAGGCGCTGTCCCGCCGCGCCGCCCTCCAGCAGCAGGTCACGGACCTGGAGACACAGCACCAGACGCTGCAGGGCGAGGAGGAGAAGCTCACTCTCGCGGCCCAGCGGCTCCAGGCCAAGGTCGATGCCTTCCGTACGAAGAAGGAGACCATCAAGGCGACGTACACGGCGGCCCAGGCGCAGACCCGGATCGGCGAGGCGTTCTCGGGCATCTCCGAGGAGATGGGCGATGTCGGCCTGGCGATCCAGCGGGCCGAGGACAAGACCCAGCAGCTCCAGGCGCGAGCCGGAGCCATCGACGAACTGCTCGCCTCCGGCGCCCTGGACGACCCGTCCGGCACGGCGAAGGACGACATCGCCGCCGAGCTGGACCGGATCTCCGGTGGTACGGATGTGGAGCTGGAGCTGCAGCGCATGAAGGCCGAACTGGCCGGCGGCTCCTCCGCACAGCAGCAGGCCATCGAAGGCGGCACGCAGGACGCCGCACCGCAGTCGCAGCAGAGTCCGCACAAGTTCGACAAGCAGTAA
- the pspAA gene encoding PspA-associated protein PspAA: MIVRIMGEGQLTLADSHVAELNKLDDELLAEMESGDGAGFRSTFQALLGKVRELGSPLPDDSLEPSELILPSPDATLEEVRAMLGDDGLIPG, encoded by the coding sequence ATGATCGTACGGATCATGGGGGAGGGTCAGCTGACGCTGGCCGACAGTCACGTCGCCGAGCTGAACAAACTCGACGACGAGCTGCTCGCAGAGATGGAGAGCGGCGACGGCGCAGGTTTCCGCTCCACTTTCCAGGCACTTCTCGGCAAGGTGCGAGAGCTCGGTTCACCCCTGCCGGACGACTCCCTGGAGCCGTCCGAACTGATCCTGCCGTCGCCCGACGCGACCCTCGAAGAGGTGCGCGCCATGCTCGGCGACGACGGTCTGATCCCCGGCTGA
- a CDS encoding sensor histidine kinase, which translates to MTTLGTGFVRAHRWLRGHPLAFDAGLALAVLVSMICASFADPNHGANGPSFGTRTPEPFSVLLMVLGAGALVLRRRSPMAVLAVTGALSAAEFVVMDPPAPVVMSAVIALYTVASRTDRPTTWRVGLLTMTVLTAAAMFFGSAPWYSQENLGVFAWTGMAGAAGDAVRSRRAFVDAIRERAERAERTREEEARRRVAEERLRIARDLHDVVAHHIALVNVQAGVAAHVMDKRPDQAKEALAHVRDASRSALNELRATVGLLRQSGDPEAPTEPAPGLAVLGELVNTFRNAGLPVEVACTDHQNPLPAAVDLAAYRVIQEALTNVRKHAGAGAKAEVSVVRVGATAEITVLDNGRGRTGEGEGSFAGTRAEEGDGGGHGLIGMRERVTAFGGTLTAGPRYGGGFRVHAILPVKARTGEQKASGATGGTGGHA; encoded by the coding sequence GTGACCACCCTCGGAACCGGGTTCGTGCGTGCCCATCGCTGGCTGCGCGGCCATCCCCTCGCCTTCGACGCGGGGCTCGCCCTGGCCGTGCTCGTCAGCATGATCTGCGCGTCGTTCGCCGATCCGAACCACGGGGCGAACGGGCCCTCGTTCGGTACCCGCACCCCCGAACCCTTCAGCGTGCTCCTCATGGTGCTGGGCGCCGGGGCGCTCGTCCTGCGGCGGCGGAGCCCGATGGCGGTGCTCGCCGTGACCGGTGCCCTGTCCGCGGCGGAGTTCGTGGTGATGGACCCGCCCGCCCCCGTGGTGATGAGCGCCGTGATCGCGCTCTACACCGTCGCCTCCCGCACCGACCGTCCCACCACCTGGCGGGTCGGCCTGCTGACCATGACGGTGCTCACCGCGGCGGCGATGTTCTTCGGCTCGGCCCCCTGGTACAGCCAGGAGAACCTCGGCGTCTTCGCGTGGACCGGCATGGCGGGCGCCGCGGGGGACGCCGTCCGCAGCAGGCGCGCCTTCGTCGACGCGATCAGGGAGCGCGCCGAACGCGCCGAACGCACCCGTGAGGAGGAGGCGCGCCGCAGGGTCGCCGAGGAGCGGCTGCGGATCGCCCGGGACCTGCACGACGTCGTCGCCCACCACATCGCCCTCGTCAACGTCCAGGCCGGTGTGGCGGCCCACGTCATGGACAAGCGCCCGGACCAGGCCAAGGAGGCGCTCGCCCACGTCCGCGACGCCAGCCGCTCCGCGCTCAACGAACTCCGTGCCACCGTCGGACTGCTCCGTCAGTCCGGCGACCCCGAGGCGCCCACCGAACCGGCCCCCGGGCTCGCGGTCCTCGGCGAGCTGGTGAACACCTTCCGCAATGCCGGACTCCCCGTCGAGGTGGCCTGCACCGACCACCAGAACCCGCTGCCGGCCGCCGTCGACCTGGCCGCCTACCGGGTCATCCAGGAAGCGCTGACCAATGTGCGCAAGCACGCCGGAGCGGGCGCGAAGGCCGAGGTGAGTGTCGTACGGGTCGGGGCGACCGCCGAGATCACGGTGCTCGACAACGGCAGGGGCCGGACGGGCGAGGGCGAGGGTTCCTTCGCGGGTACGCGGGCCGAGGAGGGCGACGGCGGCGGCCACGGACTCATCGGTATGCGCGAACGCGTCACCGCCTTCGGGGGCACCCTCACCGCGGGCCCCCGCTACGGCGGCGGCTTCCGCGTCCATGCGATCCTGCCGGTCAAGGCCCGCACGGGTGAGCAGAAGGCGTCCGGTGCGACGGGCGGAACGGGGGGACACGCGTGA
- a CDS encoding response regulator transcription factor, which yields MNPIKVLLADDQALLRSAFRVLVDSEPDMHVVGEAADGAEAVALARSTRADVVLMDIRMPGTDGLAATRMISADPDLADVRIVMLTTFEVDEYVVQSLRAGASGFLGKGAEPDELLNAIRIAAGGEALLSPAATKGLIATFLAQGGSSGEGPDAAAYSERLAALTVREREVLVLVAGGHSNDEIAERLVVSPLTVKTHVNRAMAKLGARDRAQLVVIAYESGLVRPRVD from the coding sequence GTGAATCCGATCAAGGTGCTGCTCGCCGACGACCAGGCACTGCTGCGCAGCGCCTTCCGGGTGCTGGTCGACTCGGAGCCCGACATGCACGTCGTGGGAGAGGCGGCGGACGGCGCGGAGGCCGTGGCGCTGGCCCGCTCGACACGCGCCGACGTGGTGCTGATGGACATCCGGATGCCCGGCACCGACGGGCTCGCCGCCACCCGCATGATCAGCGCCGACCCGGATCTGGCGGATGTCCGCATCGTCATGCTCACCACCTTCGAGGTGGACGAGTACGTGGTGCAGTCCCTGCGCGCCGGCGCCTCGGGCTTCCTGGGGAAGGGTGCGGAACCGGACGAACTGCTCAACGCCATCCGTATCGCGGCGGGCGGTGAGGCCCTGCTCTCCCCGGCGGCGACCAAGGGGCTCATCGCCACCTTCCTCGCCCAGGGCGGGAGTTCGGGCGAGGGCCCGGACGCCGCGGCGTACTCGGAACGGCTCGCCGCCCTCACCGTGCGCGAACGGGAGGTGCTGGTCCTCGTCGCCGGCGGGCACTCCAACGACGAGATCGCCGAGCGGCTCGTGGTCAGCCCACTCACCGTCAAGACCCATGTGAACAGGGCGATGGCGAAGCTCGGCGCCCGGGACCGGGCTCAATTGGTGGTAATCGCGTACGAATCGGGCCTGGTGCGCCCCAGGGTCGACTAG
- a CDS encoding efflux RND transporter permease subunit → MSWLSRFSLAQRALIGLISIVALVFGAIAIPQLKQQLLPTIELPMVSVLAPYQGASPDVVAKQVVEPLENSIKAVDGVEGITSTASEGNAVIMATFDFGDQDTKQLVADIQQAVNRARIQLPDDVDPQVIAGSTDDIPTVVLAVTSDKDQQALADQLDRTVVPALDDIDGVGQVSVDGVQDLQISVTPDDKKLAAAGLNAGSLSQALQAGGATVPGGSFSEAGKSRTIQVGGGYTSLKQIEDLTVAPQNPATGRPGKPVRVGDVATVKEEPSTAVSITRTNGKPSLAVMATMDKDGSAVAISDAVRDKLPDLRKDLGAGAELTVVSDQGPAVSKAISGLTTEGALGLLFAVIVILVFLASLRSTLVTAVSIPLSVVLALIVLWTRDLSLNMLTLGALTIAIGRVVDDSIVVLENIKRHLGYGEERHSAIITAVREVAGAVTSSTLTTVAVFLPIGLVGGMVGQLFGSFSLTVTAALLASLLVSLTVVPVLSYWFLRAPKGAAENPAEARRKAEEKEASSRLQRLYVPVLRFATRRRITSIVLAVAVLFGTFGMVPLLKTNFFDQGEQEVLSIKQELSAGTSLAAADEAARKVEKVLADEKNVEDYQVTVGSSGFMAAFGGGTGANQASYQVTLKDAAGFDATQERIDEALGKLDGIGDTTIAAGDGFGSQDLSVVVKAADGDVLEKASEEVRTAVAGLDDVTDVQSDLSQSVPRISVKANDKAAAAGFNDATLGAAVAGAVRGTPSGKAILDDTERDIVVTSSRPAATMAELKDLRLGAVRLAEIAEVELVPGPVSMTRIDGQRSATITAKPTSDNTGEVSAALLKKIDALDLPAGATATIGGVSEDQNEAFVNLGLAMLAAIAIVFMLLVATFRSLIQPLILLVSIPFAATGAIGLLVATGTPMGIPAMIGMLMLIGIVVTNAIVLIDLINQYRAQGLGVVEAVVEGGRHRLRPILMTALATIFALLPMALGVTGDGGFISQPLAVVVIGGLITSTLLTLLLVPTLYAMVELRKERRAKKKAAKRDKKAGIPAPSPSEETTSDEPEPTRA, encoded by the coding sequence ATGTCCTGGCTGTCCAGATTCAGCCTCGCGCAAAGGGCCCTGATCGGGCTGATCTCGATCGTCGCGCTCGTATTCGGAGCGATCGCGATCCCGCAGCTCAAGCAGCAACTGCTGCCCACCATCGAACTTCCGATGGTGTCGGTGCTCGCGCCCTACCAGGGTGCGTCCCCCGATGTGGTCGCGAAGCAGGTCGTCGAACCGCTCGAGAACTCCATCAAGGCCGTCGACGGCGTCGAGGGCATCACCTCGACCGCCAGCGAGGGCAACGCCGTCATCATGGCGACCTTCGACTTCGGTGACCAAGACACCAAGCAGCTCGTCGCCGACATCCAGCAGGCCGTGAACCGTGCCCGCATCCAGCTCCCGGACGACGTCGACCCGCAGGTCATCGCCGGCTCGACGGACGACATTCCCACGGTCGTCCTCGCCGTCACCTCCGACAAGGACCAGCAGGCGCTCGCCGACCAGCTGGACCGCACGGTGGTCCCCGCACTCGACGACATCGACGGGGTCGGCCAGGTGTCGGTCGACGGGGTCCAGGACCTCCAGATCTCCGTCACCCCCGACGACAAGAAGCTCGCCGCTGCCGGTCTGAACGCCGGCTCGCTGTCCCAGGCCCTCCAGGCGGGCGGCGCCACCGTCCCCGGCGGCTCGTTCTCCGAGGCGGGCAAGAGCCGCACGATCCAGGTCGGCGGCGGCTACACCTCGCTGAAGCAGATCGAGGACCTGACGGTCGCCCCGCAGAACCCGGCGACCGGCAGGCCCGGCAAGCCGGTCCGCGTCGGTGACGTCGCCACGGTGAAGGAGGAGCCGTCCACCGCGGTCTCCATCACCCGTACGAACGGCAAGCCGAGCCTCGCCGTCATGGCGACGATGGACAAGGACGGCAGCGCCGTCGCCATCTCGGACGCCGTCCGTGACAAGCTCCCGGACCTGCGCAAGGACCTCGGCGCCGGCGCCGAGCTGACCGTCGTCTCCGACCAGGGCCCCGCCGTCTCCAAGGCGATCTCCGGTCTGACCACCGAGGGCGCGCTCGGCCTGCTCTTCGCGGTCATCGTGATCCTGGTCTTCCTGGCGTCCCTGCGCTCGACCCTGGTCACCGCGGTCTCGATCCCGCTGTCCGTCGTTCTCGCGCTGATCGTGCTGTGGACCCGCGACCTGTCGCTGAACATGCTCACGCTCGGCGCGCTGACCATCGCCATCGGCCGGGTCGTCGACGACTCGATCGTGGTCCTGGAGAACATCAAGCGGCACCTCGGCTACGGCGAGGAGCGCCACTCGGCGATCATCACCGCCGTCAGGGAGGTGGCCGGAGCCGTCACCTCCTCGACGCTCACCACCGTCGCCGTGTTCCTCCCGATCGGTCTGGTCGGCGGCATGGTCGGCCAGCTGTTCGGTTCGTTCTCCCTGACCGTCACGGCGGCCCTGCTGGCCTCCCTGCTGGTCTCGCTGACCGTGGTCCCGGTCCTCTCCTACTGGTTCCTGCGCGCCCCCAAGGGCGCCGCGGAGAACCCGGCGGAGGCCCGCCGCAAGGCGGAGGAGAAGGAAGCGAGCAGCAGGCTCCAGCGGCTCTACGTCCCGGTGCTGCGGTTCGCGACCCGGCGCCGCATCACCAGCATCGTCCTCGCCGTCGCCGTCCTGTTCGGCACCTTCGGCATGGTCCCGCTCCTGAAGACCAACTTCTTCGACCAGGGCGAGCAGGAAGTCCTGTCCATCAAGCAGGAGCTCTCCGCGGGCACCAGCCTGGCGGCGGCCGACGAGGCCGCGCGGAAGGTCGAGAAGGTTCTCGCCGACGAGAAGAACGTCGAGGACTACCAGGTCACGGTCGGCTCGTCCGGCTTCATGGCGGCCTTCGGCGGCGGTACGGGAGCCAACCAGGCTTCGTACCAGGTGACCCTCAAGGACGCGGCCGGCTTCGACGCCACCCAGGAGCGGATCGACGAGGCCCTCGGCAAGCTCGACGGGATCGGTGACACCACGATCGCGGCGGGCGACGGCTTCGGCAGCCAGGACCTGAGCGTCGTGGTCAAGGCCGCCGACGGGGACGTCCTGGAGAAGGCGTCCGAAGAGGTGCGTACCGCGGTCGCCGGACTCGACGACGTCACCGACGTCCAGAGCGACCTCTCGCAGAGCGTCCCGCGCATCTCGGTGAAGGCCAACGACAAGGCCGCCGCCGCCGGATTCAACGACGCCACCCTCGGTGCGGCCGTCGCGGGCGCAGTGCGCGGCACGCCGTCGGGCAAGGCGATCCTCGACGACACCGAGCGCGACATCGTCGTCACCTCCTCCCGTCCGGCCGCCACCATGGCGGAGCTCAAGGACCTCCGGCTCGGCGCGGTCAGGCTCGCCGAGATCGCCGAGGTCGAACTGGTCCCCGGACCGGTCTCCATGACCCGGATCGACGGTCAGCGCTCCGCGACCATCACGGCCAAGCCCACCAGTGACAACACCGGTGAGGTGAGCGCCGCCCTGCTGAAGAAGATCGACGCCCTGGACCTTCCGGCAGGCGCCACCGCCACCATCGGCGGTGTCTCCGAGGACCAGAACGAGGCGTTCGTCAACCTGGGTCTCGCCATGCTGGCGGCCATCGCGATCGTCTTCATGCTCCTGGTCGCGACGTTCCGCTCGCTGATCCAGCCGCTGATCCTGCTGGTCTCCATCCCGTTCGCGGCCACGGGCGCCATCGGCCTGCTCGTCGCCACCGGCACCCCGATGGGCATCCCGGCGATGATCGGCATGCTGATGCTGATCGGCATCGTGGTGACCAACGCGATCGTGCTGATCGACCTGATCAACCAGTACCGGGCCCAGGGGCTCGGCGTCGTCGAGGCGGTTGTCGAGGGCGGCCGTCACCGGCTCCGTCCGATCCTGATGACCGCCCTGGCGACGATCTTCGCCCTGCTCCCGATGGCCCTGGGCGTCACCGGCGACGGCGGCTTCATCTCGCAGCCGCTCGCCGTCGTCGTGATCGGTGGTCTGATCACCTCCACACTGCTGACCCTGCTGCTCGTGCCGACGCTGTACGCGATGGTCGAGCTCCGCAAGGAGCGCCGCGCGAAGAAGAAGGCCGCCAAGCGCGACAAGAAGGCCGGCATCCCGGCTCCGAGCCCGTCCGAGGAGACCACCTCGGACGAACCGGAGCCCACGCGGGCCTGA